One window of Botrimarina mediterranea genomic DNA carries:
- the serA gene encoding phosphoglycerate dehydrogenase codes for MPSIIVLDDLSPEGLALLDAAEGVSYEVRTGLKGDALKSALNEFDGAICRSGVKLTPDVLEGNTRLRAVVRAGVGTDNIDKTAATRAGIVVMNTPAGNTISTAEHAIALMFALSRNIPAANQSLVEGRWDRKKFMGAQLAGKTLGIVGLGRIGLAVASRARAMEMDLIGYDPFMSADMAKSLGIELVEKVEDMLPRVDYLTVHTPLTDETRGLISDAALEKIKPGCRLINCARGGIFDEAALKKGLESGKLGGVALDVYPDEPCTDSPLFGMPNVVCTPHLGASTEEAQTQVAVEAVELLTAYLKTGAIRCAVNAAALDPKTLASLRGYIDVAHRLGRLAEGLTPSGVGSCRIIYRGTLAEGDTKILTAAFAVGLLEHAMGDEVNLINAESLLTERGIQFVTESSAQQGAFRASMSVEVATGEASHQLTATLLGADMPRLVAIDGYRLEAFLDGCLIIFTHKDVPGIIGSIGTVLGKHGVNIAQMAVGRNQRGGDAVGVLNVDGEPSEAAIEAIRGIEAITSARVVRLPEAGTVPPWLG; via the coding sequence ATGCCCAGCATCATCGTTCTTGACGACCTCTCGCCCGAAGGCCTTGCGCTGTTGGACGCCGCCGAGGGGGTCTCGTACGAAGTCCGCACCGGATTGAAGGGGGACGCCCTCAAGAGCGCGCTGAACGAGTTCGACGGCGCCATCTGCCGCAGCGGCGTGAAGCTCACGCCCGACGTGCTCGAAGGGAACACGCGGCTGCGGGCGGTCGTCCGGGCGGGCGTCGGCACCGACAACATCGACAAGACCGCCGCCACGCGCGCCGGCATCGTCGTGATGAACACGCCGGCCGGCAACACGATCAGCACCGCCGAGCACGCCATCGCCCTGATGTTCGCGCTGAGCCGCAACATCCCGGCGGCGAACCAGTCGCTCGTCGAGGGCCGCTGGGACCGCAAGAAGTTCATGGGCGCCCAGCTCGCCGGCAAGACGCTCGGCATCGTCGGCCTCGGTCGCATCGGCCTGGCCGTCGCCTCGCGCGCAAGAGCGATGGAGATGGACCTCATTGGCTACGACCCCTTCATGTCGGCCGACATGGCGAAGTCGCTCGGCATCGAGCTGGTGGAAAAGGTCGAGGACATGCTGCCGCGTGTCGACTACCTGACCGTTCACACACCGCTCACCGACGAGACCCGCGGCCTGATCAGCGACGCGGCGCTGGAGAAGATCAAGCCGGGCTGCCGCCTAATCAACTGCGCCCGCGGCGGCATCTTCGACGAGGCCGCCCTCAAGAAGGGCCTCGAGTCGGGCAAGCTCGGCGGCGTCGCCCTCGACGTCTACCCCGACGAGCCTTGCACCGACAGCCCGCTGTTCGGCATGCCGAACGTCGTCTGCACCCCGCACCTCGGCGCGAGCACCGAGGAAGCGCAAACACAGGTCGCCGTCGAAGCCGTCGAGCTGCTCACCGCCTACCTCAAGACCGGCGCTATCCGGTGTGCGGTCAACGCCGCCGCTCTCGACCCGAAGACGCTCGCTTCGCTCCGCGGCTATATCGACGTGGCGCACCGCTTGGGCCGCTTGGCCGAAGGCCTCACTCCCAGCGGCGTCGGTTCGTGCCGGATCATCTACCGCGGCACCTTGGCCGAGGGGGACACCAAGATCCTCACCGCCGCGTTCGCCGTGGGCCTGTTGGAGCACGCCATGGGCGATGAGGTGAACCTCATCAACGCCGAGTCGCTGCTCACCGAGCGCGGCATCCAGTTCGTCACCGAGTCGAGCGCGCAGCAGGGCGCCTTCCGGGCGTCGATGTCGGTCGAAGTGGCGACCGGCGAGGCCTCGCACCAGCTCACCGCCACGCTCCTAGGCGCCGACATGCCCCGCCTGGTGGCGATCGACGGCTACCGCCTCGAGGCGTTCCTCGACGGCTGCCTGATCATCTTCACTCACAAGGACGTGCCCGGCATTATCGGTTCGATCGGCACTGTTCTGGGTAAGCACGGCGTCAACATCGCCCAGATGGCGGTCGGCCGGAACCAGCGGGGCGGCGACGCGGTCGGCGTCCTCAACGTCGATGGCGAGCCCTCCGAAGCCGCCATCGAGGCGATCCGTGGCATCGAGGCAATCACCAGCGCCCGCGTCGTTCGGCTCCCCGAAGCGGGAACCGTGCCCCCTTGGCTGGGCTGA
- a CDS encoding BON domain-containing protein has protein sequence MVALQNPAAKAACPLHDAVTAALASSPYVAPTARLRIEAGDGRVRLHGDVGTFFEKQMAQEVVRRIDGVQQVENLLQVAWT, from the coding sequence ATGGTCGCTCTCCAAAACCCGGCCGCTAAGGCGGCCTGTCCGCTCCACGACGCCGTCACCGCCGCCCTGGCGTCGAGCCCCTACGTCGCCCCTACGGCTCGGCTCCGCATCGAGGCGGGCGACGGCCGTGTCCGCCTGCACGGCGACGTCGGCACCTTCTTCGAGAAGCAGATGGCCCAAGAGGTCGTCCGCCGGATCGACGGGGTGCAACAGGTCGAGAACCTGCTCCAAGTCGCCTGGACTTGA
- a CDS encoding LamG domain-containing protein, whose product MIRYAALLLALLAGALHAPAANVLLVTGAGTLTGDESDRRLQMQSWGHAVTTIVDSDSQANFDAALANVDAVYIPVTVQEWELSTKLKSTTKGVVCEERYMDVNMGFSTALGWNNNYTQTEVLSNSHPVTSGLPTGYVTIVSSSQPLALMNDTIAPGMMVLSKQNLAAGNMLGVIDAGGALAGGGYAAGRRVRLPWGGDSFNIYALNSYGAQIGQQAIAWAATKPGPRLHWRLDETGGSTVNDSSGNNCHGAITGSMTWVDGRRNGGVDIASGAKATVSSLLGEPTSFTVAAWVDCDAVGAAGGVALSVGDHIALVMDEPTNGGRPAIAFNHSGSSFRWSSGGAAAVGGGWRHYVGVFDDAANTLKLYIDGVLVATTNTTDSIDWAANIGATTAVGGTSYPIASYNLDGRVDDVRVYGRALSESEIAEVYGLIAHWKLDESSGATANDSSLANNDATRTGTVGWTAAKDANGHSFYYPDGEEYFTAPTNTALNDVQEGDYTVMAYFKPNSTPPGTGSANDSTYTVVAKEGWHSGLLYNNAGEFQMDHWRSGDIWSGVGTDGEVYAPGTFHHVAGVVNRTAGTVKVYVDGVLKNTTNFTPGAAAREYGSAPWRIGVGEPGGYDWGYPCDGVIDDVRIYNRAVTDEELAAFASPGLVGHWRLDETSGTTAVDSSSTGNDGTYTGGVTLNESGPYPGDGAVAADFDGADDAVEVPNESLYDITGPITVAAWFKIDAFDHHFQTIIAKGDSAWRISRDASTNFLHFACTGLSHVSLYGDIEVNDGAWHHVAGVYDGSEIRLYVDGRLDVSHTSTGSISTNDHPVTIGRNAQVSQRNWEGGLFDARVYNVALSHAEIAELHGLVGQWKLDETSGTVATDSSGKARHGTYQGSPTLAAAGPGSGSLAASFDGVDDRVSLPTIDDTFENGVTIAGWMRPTAAKNFAKLMQLSIGTSNAIDLGRRGTSSDLRGIVDPGSDHVRPGALHDNAWRHYTMTMDPSGEMRLYRNGVLLGSATRAPVPIAVRTTNWIGASSWGSDEFFEGQMHDVRLYNRPLSDDEATALYLGANVYPSVRIVRWEEAANP is encoded by the coding sequence ATGATCCGCTACGCTGCGCTCTTGCTCGCCCTCCTAGCGGGCGCCCTCCACGCCCCCGCCGCCAACGTGCTGCTGGTGACCGGCGCCGGCACGCTCACCGGTGACGAGTCGGATCGCAGGCTCCAGATGCAGTCCTGGGGCCATGCCGTCACGACGATCGTCGATAGCGACTCGCAGGCGAACTTCGACGCGGCGCTCGCGAACGTCGATGCGGTCTATATCCCCGTCACGGTTCAGGAATGGGAGCTCAGCACCAAGCTCAAATCAACCACGAAGGGCGTCGTGTGCGAGGAGCGTTACATGGATGTCAACATGGGGTTCTCCACGGCGCTGGGTTGGAACAACAACTACACGCAAACCGAAGTTCTCAGCAACAGCCACCCCGTGACGTCGGGGCTTCCCACCGGGTACGTGACCATCGTCAGCTCGAGCCAACCGCTGGCGCTGATGAACGACACGATCGCGCCCGGGATGATGGTGCTCTCGAAACAGAATCTGGCTGCGGGGAACATGCTGGGCGTCATCGACGCCGGCGGCGCGTTGGCGGGGGGCGGTTACGCCGCGGGGCGGCGGGTGCGGCTGCCGTGGGGCGGCGACAGCTTCAACATTTACGCCTTGAACTCGTACGGCGCGCAGATCGGCCAACAGGCGATCGCCTGGGCCGCGACGAAGCCCGGCCCACGGCTGCACTGGAGGCTCGACGAGACGGGCGGCTCGACCGTCAACGACAGCTCGGGCAACAACTGCCACGGCGCGATCACCGGGTCGATGACCTGGGTGGACGGCCGCCGCAACGGCGGCGTCGATATCGCTTCGGGCGCGAAAGCGACCGTCAGCAGCCTGCTCGGCGAGCCGACGAGCTTCACCGTGGCGGCGTGGGTCGATTGCGACGCGGTCGGGGCCGCCGGCGGCGTCGCGCTGAGCGTCGGCGACCACATCGCGCTGGTGATGGACGAACCAACGAATGGCGGCCGACCAGCGATCGCGTTCAATCACTCCGGCAGCAGCTTCCGCTGGTCGAGCGGCGGCGCCGCGGCGGTCGGCGGCGGCTGGCGGCACTACGTCGGCGTCTTCGACGACGCGGCGAACACGCTGAAGCTCTATATCGATGGCGTGCTGGTGGCCACAACCAACACGACCGACTCGATCGACTGGGCCGCGAACATCGGCGCGACCACGGCCGTCGGGGGAACGAGCTACCCGATCGCCTCATACAACCTCGACGGCCGCGTCGATGACGTCCGCGTTTACGGCCGCGCTTTGAGTGAGTCAGAGATCGCCGAGGTCTACGGCCTGATTGCGCACTGGAAGCTTGACGAGTCGAGCGGCGCGACGGCGAACGACAGCTCGCTGGCGAACAACGACGCCACACGCACCGGCACAGTGGGTTGGACCGCGGCGAAGGACGCCAACGGGCACAGCTTCTACTACCCCGACGGTGAGGAGTACTTTACGGCGCCAACCAACACGGCCCTCAACGACGTGCAAGAGGGGGACTACACCGTGATGGCGTACTTCAAGCCCAACTCGACGCCGCCCGGTACGGGTAGCGCGAATGACTCGACCTATACGGTGGTTGCGAAGGAAGGTTGGCACTCAGGCCTCCTCTACAACAACGCCGGTGAGTTCCAGATGGACCACTGGCGTTCGGGCGATATCTGGTCGGGGGTCGGTACGGACGGCGAGGTCTATGCGCCGGGGACCTTCCACCACGTCGCGGGCGTCGTGAATCGCACGGCCGGAACCGTGAAGGTCTACGTGGATGGCGTCTTGAAGAACACCACGAACTTCACGCCCGGCGCCGCAGCGCGTGAATACGGGTCGGCCCCTTGGCGGATCGGCGTCGGCGAGCCGGGCGGTTACGACTGGGGATACCCGTGCGACGGCGTCATCGACGACGTTCGGATCTACAACCGCGCGGTGACCGACGAGGAGCTCGCCGCGTTCGCGTCGCCAGGGCTCGTCGGTCACTGGCGACTCGACGAGACGAGTGGCACGACCGCCGTCGATAGCTCGTCCACCGGCAATGACGGGACCTATACGGGCGGCGTGACGCTGAACGAGTCGGGCCCCTACCCGGGCGACGGCGCCGTGGCGGCCGACTTCGACGGCGCCGACGACGCGGTCGAAGTCCCTAACGAAAGCCTCTACGACATCACGGGCCCGATCACCGTCGCGGCGTGGTTCAAGATTGACGCCTTCGACCACCACTTCCAGACAATCATCGCGAAGGGGGACAGCGCGTGGCGTATCTCGCGCGACGCGAGCACCAACTTCCTCCACTTCGCCTGCACCGGCCTCAGCCACGTGAGCCTCTACGGCGATATCGAGGTCAACGACGGCGCCTGGCATCACGTCGCCGGCGTTTACGACGGGAGCGAGATTCGGTTGTACGTCGACGGCAGGCTCGACGTCTCGCACACCAGCACGGGATCGATCAGCACGAATGATCATCCCGTGACGATCGGCAGGAACGCCCAGGTGTCGCAGCGCAACTGGGAGGGGGGCCTGTTCGATGCCCGCGTTTACAACGTCGCCCTCTCGCACGCCGAGATCGCCGAGCTGCACGGCCTGGTGGGTCAGTGGAAGCTTGACGAGACCAGCGGCACGGTCGCGACCGACTCGTCCGGCAAGGCGCGCCACGGGACCTACCAGGGCTCGCCGACGCTCGCCGCGGCGGGGCCGGGGTCGGGGTCGCTGGCGGCTTCGTTCGACGGCGTCGATGACCGGGTGTCTCTACCGACGATCGATGACACATTCGAGAACGGCGTCACGATCGCCGGTTGGATGCGTCCGACCGCGGCGAAGAACTTCGCCAAATTGATGCAGCTGTCGATAGGGACGAGCAACGCCATCGACCTCGGCCGCCGGGGAACGTCGTCCGACCTGCGTGGGATCGTCGATCCGGGCTCCGATCACGTTCGCCCCGGTGCGCTGCACGACAACGCGTGGCGTCATTACACAATGACGATGGACCCCAGCGGCGAGATGCGCCTGTACCGCAACGGCGTGCTGCTCGGTTCGGCGACACGAGCGCCCGTGCCGATCGCGGTCCGCACCACCAACTGGATCGGCGCCAGCAGCTGGGGGTCCGACGAATTCTTCGAGGGGCAGATGCACGACGTGCGCCTCTACAACCGCCCGCTCTCCGACGACGAGGCCACGGCGCTGTACCTCGGGGCGAATGTTTACCCGAGTGTGCGGATCGTACGGTGGGAGGAGGCAGCCAATCCTTAG
- a CDS encoding DUF1559 domain-containing protein: MRMNGASDRPSRGGFTLVELLVVIAIIGILVALLLPAVQAAREAARRNSCVNNLKNCALGAITYEGTFKRFPPGMRYSTRPEVGYNGFSWQVEVLRYMEESAIADFIDNEKAKALAADPARPLNPYDDVLDPATFEVSSIYECPSDGDATDNVPGLGATGRGDPASNYYAVMGAGRTRNLDFDSDPRITAEAGVDYKGTQPLDGIMLPAKGARTAEVSDGLSKTLLMGERWYQLRKWTVGGYWALTTLDAADRAYMMARRTNGVFAEPDRPIGGSIFSTTAVRGPYTPSAPLSKIGYYFAHEDWNRPGPVPPGVAQDMTTNELPFGSFHPGGANFAYGDGSVHFLRTDIDPAYWVSLATRNGGEAITDN; the protein is encoded by the coding sequence ATGCGTATGAACGGAGCAAGCGATCGTCCCTCCCGCGGGGGTTTCACTCTGGTGGAGCTCTTGGTGGTGATCGCAATCATCGGGATTCTGGTGGCGCTACTGCTCCCGGCGGTGCAGGCGGCGCGCGAAGCGGCGCGGCGCAACTCGTGTGTGAACAACCTCAAGAACTGTGCGCTTGGGGCCATCACTTACGAGGGCACCTTCAAGAGGTTCCCTCCGGGCATGCGTTACTCGACCCGTCCTGAAGTTGGCTACAACGGCTTCAGCTGGCAAGTCGAGGTGCTCCGCTATATGGAAGAATCGGCGATCGCCGATTTCATCGACAACGAAAAGGCGAAGGCGCTTGCTGCCGACCCTGCACGCCCCTTAAATCCATACGACGACGTCCTGGATCCGGCGACCTTCGAGGTCAGCAGTATCTATGAATGCCCCTCTGACGGTGACGCCACGGACAACGTGCCCGGACTCGGCGCTACCGGCCGCGGGGACCCGGCGTCGAACTACTACGCGGTCATGGGTGCTGGGCGTACTCGCAATCTCGACTTCGATAGCGATCCCCGCATAACGGCCGAAGCGGGAGTCGATTACAAGGGGACGCAGCCGCTCGACGGCATCATGCTGCCCGCTAAGGGAGCGCGTACTGCCGAAGTCTCGGATGGATTGAGTAAAACGCTACTGATGGGCGAGCGCTGGTACCAACTTCGGAAGTGGACCGTCGGCGGATACTGGGCTCTGACGACGCTAGACGCAGCCGATCGAGCTTACATGATGGCTCGCCGTACCAATGGCGTTTTTGCTGAGCCGGACCGCCCCATCGGCGGGTCGATCTTCTCCACCACCGCTGTCAGAGGCCCCTACACGCCGAGCGCCCCGCTGAGCAAGATCGGTTACTACTTCGCTCACGAAGATTGGAACCGGCCGGGTCCAGTTCCGCCTGGGGTCGCCCAGGATATGACTACTAACGAGCTGCCTTTCGGTAGCTTCCACCCCGGCGGCGCCAACTTCGCTTACGGAGACGGCAGCGTCCATTTCCTGCGGACGGATATCGATCCGGCTTACTGGGTATCGCTCGCCACTCGCAACGGCGGCGAAGCGATCACCGACAATTGA
- a CDS encoding PEP-CTERM sorting domain-containing protein — protein MKIGTLSRAAFALVCGASLCGVAPAVNVVLLNEDFESYSDTSAMKAVWSINGADNGTLVDETFTQFVSLDDIEPRPIGAQAFPEGGKGVEHLGQGVLELDLAALNGGSPLVPTASQSIVLEGDIFDVGALGNKRLAVGIRNTSPAENIIEAGLYNGDLSGYQHRGILFPSTVENPNPNWAAWELPIELDRVDDADEIVSIADIGQAWHNYRVTVTPETITYEIDLKRDGINAATGEAGYDGTVTYELASTAGGYNNVRFGGPSNVSSLGNGFYGGAIFDNIKVSLVDAAAEPLVGDFNGDGAVDAADYTVWRDTLNTSVTAGTGADANENGIIDGPGAGSDYEFWATNYGATSTPAASGSVTIPEPTSLALVALGLVAVARRR, from the coding sequence ATGAAGATCGGAACATTGAGTCGTGCGGCCTTCGCCCTTGTTTGCGGAGCCTCCCTTTGCGGCGTGGCCCCGGCTGTCAACGTTGTCCTCCTCAATGAGGACTTCGAGTCTTACAGCGACACGTCGGCTATGAAAGCCGTCTGGTCGATCAACGGCGCCGATAACGGGACGCTCGTCGACGAGACCTTCACGCAATTCGTCAGCCTCGATGATATCGAGCCGCGTCCGATTGGCGCCCAGGCGTTCCCCGAGGGGGGCAAGGGCGTTGAGCATCTTGGCCAAGGTGTGCTGGAACTGGACCTAGCGGCCCTCAACGGGGGCTCACCGCTGGTCCCGACCGCAAGCCAGTCGATCGTCCTCGAAGGGGACATCTTCGATGTCGGCGCCCTCGGCAACAAGCGCCTAGCGGTCGGCATCCGCAACACGTCGCCGGCCGAAAACATCATCGAAGCCGGCCTCTACAACGGGGACCTCTCCGGCTATCAGCACCGCGGCATCCTCTTCCCCAGCACGGTCGAGAACCCCAATCCCAACTGGGCGGCGTGGGAACTGCCGATCGAGCTCGACCGCGTTGACGACGCCGACGAGATCGTCTCGATCGCCGACATCGGCCAGGCTTGGCACAACTACCGGGTCACGGTGACGCCGGAAACGATCACCTACGAGATCGACCTGAAGCGCGACGGCATTAACGCCGCTACGGGCGAGGCCGGTTACGACGGCACGGTCACCTACGAACTAGCCTCGACGGCGGGCGGCTACAACAACGTCCGCTTCGGCGGCCCATCGAATGTGTCGTCGCTCGGCAACGGATTCTACGGCGGCGCGATCTTCGACAACATCAAGGTGTCGCTCGTCGACGCCGCGGCGGAACCATTGGTCGGCGACTTCAACGGCGACGGCGCCGTCGACGCCGCGGACTACACCGTCTGGCGGGACACGCTGAACACCTCCGTCACCGCGGGCACCGGCGCTGACGCCAACGAGAACGGCATCATCGATGGGCCGGGCGCCGGCTCGGATTACGAATTCTGGGCGACCAACTACGGCGCGACTTCGACTCCGGCCGCTTCGGGTTCGGTCACGATCCCCGAGCCGACAAGCCTGGCGCTGGTCGCTCTGGGCCTCGTTGCCGTGGCGCGGCGCCGCTGA
- a CDS encoding DUF1559 domain-containing protein, producing the protein MRKTDPHNTTARRGLTPLKGFTLVELLVVIAIIGILVALLLPAVQAAREAARRSQCKNQLKQMGLACLLHEDTHGFFPSGGWGTRFSAEPNRGYGEKQPGSWYYSVFSYLEENGLRDLGRGQAVGSPDWQASLRQLVATPVGTFNCPSRRAVAVGVAGGHGAEFAFLNGEPAAKGDYAGNSGDSKRHASSGPTSAENIPVPGSLATAAAFDWPNTSAIQIGLSENGNYQNGVIGFHSEVKPAQIVDGLSKTYLIGEKFVAPKVYADPSAYGPNSVGRYGDNQSMYSGYEWDNQRVAYRPRHSLSVYGANDPEDFQPSADNDADEIKTVSAFGSAHAGGLNMAFCDGSVQQVSYDIDPTFHREQAIRNDEGDVNAHIITAGR; encoded by the coding sequence ATGCGTAAGACGGACCCCCACAACACAACCGCCCGCCGCGGCTTGACCCCCTTGAAGGGCTTCACCCTCGTGGAGCTCTTGGTGGTGATCGCCATTATCGGCATCCTGGTGGCGCTACTCTTGCCGGCGGTCCAGGCCGCCCGCGAAGCGGCCCGGCGGAGCCAGTGCAAGAACCAGCTCAAGCAGATGGGCTTGGCGTGCTTGCTGCACGAAGACACCCACGGGTTCTTCCCATCCGGAGGCTGGGGGACGCGTTTCTCGGCCGAGCCCAATCGCGGCTACGGCGAAAAGCAGCCCGGAAGCTGGTACTACAGCGTCTTCAGCTACCTTGAAGAGAACGGCCTACGTGATCTCGGTCGCGGCCAAGCGGTAGGCAGCCCAGACTGGCAAGCGTCGTTGCGTCAACTGGTTGCGACACCTGTTGGCACGTTTAACTGCCCAAGCCGGCGGGCGGTTGCCGTTGGCGTCGCCGGCGGCCACGGCGCTGAGTTCGCGTTCTTGAATGGGGAGCCCGCCGCGAAGGGAGACTACGCCGGCAACAGCGGCGACTCGAAACGACACGCTAGTTCGGGTCCCACATCAGCCGAGAATATCCCCGTGCCAGGCAGCTTGGCGACGGCCGCTGCTTTCGATTGGCCCAACACGTCTGCAATTCAGATTGGGCTTTCTGAAAATGGGAACTATCAAAACGGTGTCATCGGTTTCCACAGCGAGGTCAAACCCGCTCAGATCGTTGACGGCTTGAGTAAGACGTACTTGATCGGTGAAAAGTTCGTCGCGCCGAAGGTTTACGCCGATCCTTCGGCCTACGGCCCGAACAGTGTTGGCCGCTACGGCGACAACCAATCGATGTACTCCGGATACGAATGGGACAATCAGCGAGTTGCTTACCGTCCTCGCCATTCATTGTCGGTCTACGGCGCGAACGATCCAGAAGACTTTCAGCCCTCCGCCGACAACGACGCGGATGAGATCAAGACCGTGTCAGCCTTTGGCAGCGCCCATGCCGGCGGCCTTAACATGGCGTTCTGTGACGGTTCGGTACAGCAAGTCTCCTACGACATCGATCCGACCTTCCACCGGGAGCAAGCGATTCGTAACGACGAGGGCGACGTCAACGCCCATATCATCACGGCCGGCCGCTGA
- a CDS encoding DUF1559 family PulG-like putative transporter codes for MLHREMKISRATSAKRLAFTLVELLVVIAIIGILVALLLPAVQAAREAARRAQCMANIKNVALAVLNYESARKEFPAAISQETPITNLGVNVTYDSTWLIDTLPYLESQAVYDLINPAQNIPGGTLAQTTAANYTNIQARSSEIAVLKCPSDPNNAVPFSSNTLGSDWARGNYAGNIGPGETYNWAGSTSQSPGAILSNGANGTTAGSPNPMWKGTSTNVNWPTNVKGVFGPNSTVTIAKVSDGTSKTMMIGEVRAGVAVGDPRGVWALPYAGSSTLAGHGSGGDANGPNNCFPQGSADDMSSTLLDSSFACSAALLDECMTCTKQSDAYGFSQAAPRSLHPAGVTVAMVDGSVKFLSDDIETTGFFGRCCAAWDHMIMISDGEFRPATAGR; via the coding sequence ATGCTGCATCGAGAAATGAAAATCTCGCGCGCCACATCTGCAAAACGTCTTGCTTTCACTCTTGTCGAGTTGCTGGTGGTGATCGCCATCATCGGCATCCTCGTGGCGCTGCTCTTGCCGGCCGTCCAGGCAGCTCGAGAGGCCGCCCGCCGCGCCCAGTGCATGGCGAACATCAAGAACGTCGCGCTGGCGGTTCTAAATTACGAGTCGGCGAGGAAAGAGTTTCCCGCTGCGATCTCGCAAGAAACTCCGATCACCAACCTCGGCGTCAACGTCACCTACGACAGCACCTGGCTGATCGACACGCTGCCGTACCTCGAATCGCAAGCGGTCTACGATCTCATCAACCCGGCGCAGAATATCCCCGGCGGGACGCTCGCGCAAACGACCGCGGCCAACTACACGAACATCCAGGCTCGCAGTTCGGAAATCGCGGTCCTCAAGTGCCCTTCGGACCCCAACAACGCCGTCCCCTTCAGCAGCAACACGCTGGGCTCCGACTGGGCCCGTGGCAATTACGCAGGAAACATCGGACCAGGTGAGACCTACAACTGGGCGGGTAGTACTTCGCAAAGCCCAGGAGCCATTCTGTCGAACGGAGCCAATGGGACGACAGCGGGTTCGCCAAACCCGATGTGGAAGGGAACCTCAACCAACGTCAACTGGCCTACCAATGTTAAGGGTGTGTTCGGGCCCAACTCGACCGTAACTATCGCGAAAGTATCGGACGGCACAAGCAAGACCATGATGATCGGTGAGGTCCGGGCCGGCGTCGCTGTCGGCGACCCGCGCGGCGTCTGGGCTTTACCGTACGCGGGATCGAGCACCCTCGCCGGACACGGCTCGGGCGGCGACGCCAACGGCCCCAACAATTGCTTCCCCCAGGGAAGCGCCGACGACATGTCGTCAACCCTGCTCGACAGCAGCTTCGCCTGCTCCGCCGCACTCCTGGACGAGTGCATGACCTGCACCAAGCAGAGTGACGCCTATGGATTCTCTCAGGCAGCTCCGCGCAGCCTGCACCCCGCGGGCGTAACGGTCGCCATGGTCGATGGCAGCGTCAAGTTCCTCTCGGACGACATCGAGACCACCGGCTTTTTCGGCCGCTGCTGCGCTGCCTGGGATCACATGATCATGATCTCTGACGGCGAGTTCCGGCCGGCGACTGCGGGTCGTTGA